The following are encoded together in the Neomonachus schauinslandi chromosome 15, ASM220157v2, whole genome shotgun sequence genome:
- the KRT23 gene encoding keratin, type I cytoskeletal 23 isoform X1, translating into MNSSHNFSQTPSGSLRGRGGSWDQMGSFPQAPSIHGGTGGVRISLSFSSPSCLPPGGLWGSRRGNSFPAASGKEVMQNLNDRLASYLDKVRALEEANEKLESHILKWHEQRDPGSKQNYTQYEENISHLQEQIMDGKMTNAQIILLIDNARMAVDDFGLKYENEHSFKKDLEIEVEGLRKTLDDLTIVTTDLEQEVEGMRKELILMKKRHEQEMEEHHVPNDFKVSVKVDTTPGEDLIKVLEDMRQEYEFIIKKKHQDLDAWYKEQSATMAQEVASPAVVQSSQSDIHELKRTFQALEIDLQAQRNRKSALENMLSETQSRYSCQLQDMQRIISHYEDELMQLRHDLERQHNEYKVLLGIKTHLEKEITTYHQLLEGESEGTKEEESKSSVKVTSSLLFPSAPKIKAITQESVNGRIILSQVNEIQKCA; encoded by the exons ATGAACTCCAGCCACAACTTTAGCCAGACCCCCTCAGGCTCCCTCCGTGGCAGGGGAGGCAGCTGGGACCAGATGGGGAGCTTCCCTCAGGCTCCCAGCATCCATGGGGGGACCGGGGGTGTCCGCATCTCCCTTTCCTTCAGCTCACCAAGCTGCCTGCCTCCTGGAGGTCTTTGGGGATCTAGAAGAGGCAATTCCTTCCCAGCTGCAAGTGGGAAGGAGGTGATGCAGAACCTCAACGACCGCCTGGCTTCCTACCTGGACAAGGTGCGTGCCCTGGAGGAGGCCAACGAGAAGCTCGAAAGTCACATCTTGAAGTGGCACGAGCAGAGAGATCCTGGCAGTAAGCAAAATTACACCCAGTATGAGGAAAACATCAGCCACCTGCAGGAGCAG ATCATGGACGGCAAGATGACCAATGCTCAAATCATTCTTCTCATTGACAATGCTAGGATGGCGGTGGATGACTTTGGCCTCAA GTATGAAAATGAACACTCCTTCAAGAAAGATCTGGAAATTGAAGTTGAAGGTCTCCGAAAGACCTTGGATGATCTGACCATTGTCACAACAGATCTGGAACAGGAGGTTGAAGGGATGAGGAAAGAGCTCATCCTCATGAAAAAGCGACATGAGCAG GAAATGGAGGAACATCATGTACCAAATGACTTCAAGGTCAGTGTTAAGGTGGATACAACTCCAGGAGAAGATCTGATTAAGGTTCTGGAGGATATGAGACAGGAATATGAGTTTATAATAAAGAAGAAGCATCAAGACTTGGACGCTTGGTATAAAGAACAG TCAGCCACCATGGCCCAGGAGGTGGCCAGTCCAGCAGTTGTTCAGAGCAGTCAAAGTGACATCCATGAGCTGAAGCGAACTTTCCAGGCCCTGGAGATTGACCTGCAGGCACAGCGCAACAGG AAATCTGCTTTAGAGAACATGTTATCGGAAACCCAGTCTCGGTACTCCTGCCAGCTCCAGGACATGCAACGGATCATCTCCCACTACGAGGATGAACTGATGCAGCTACGCCATGACCTGGAGCGTCAGCACAATGAATACAAGGTCCTCCTGGGCATCAAGACCCACCTAGAGAAGGAAATCACCACCTACCACCAGCTCctggagggagagagtgaggg GACAAAGGAGGAGGAATCAAAGTCAAGtgtgaaag TGACCTCTTCATTGCTTTTTCCCTCAGCTCCAAAGATCAAGGCCATCACACAGGAGAGTGTCAATGGAAGAATAATTCTTTCTCAAGTGAATGAGATCCAAAAGTGTGCATAA
- the KRT23 gene encoding keratin, type I cytoskeletal 23 isoform X2 — MNSSHNFSQTPSGSLRGRGGSWDQMGSFPQAPSIHGGTGGVRISLSFSSPSCLPPGGLWGSRRGNSFPAASGKEVMQNLNDRLASYLDKVRALEEANEKLESHILKWHEQRDPGSKQNYTQYEENISHLQEQIMDGKMTNAQIILLIDNARMAVDDFGLKYENEHSFKKDLEIEVEGLRKTLDDLTIVTTDLEQEVEGMRKELILMKKRHEQEMEEHHVPNDFKVSVKVDTTPGEDLIKVLEDMRQEYEFIIKKKHQDLDAWYKEQSATMAQEVASPAVVQSSQSDIHELKRTFQALEIDLQAQRNRKSALENMLSETQSRYSCQLQDMQRIISHYEDELMQLRHDLERQHNEYKVLLGIKTHLEKEITTYHQLLEGESEGTKEEESKSSVKAPKIKAITQESVNGRIILSQVNEIQKCA; from the exons ATGAACTCCAGCCACAACTTTAGCCAGACCCCCTCAGGCTCCCTCCGTGGCAGGGGAGGCAGCTGGGACCAGATGGGGAGCTTCCCTCAGGCTCCCAGCATCCATGGGGGGACCGGGGGTGTCCGCATCTCCCTTTCCTTCAGCTCACCAAGCTGCCTGCCTCCTGGAGGTCTTTGGGGATCTAGAAGAGGCAATTCCTTCCCAGCTGCAAGTGGGAAGGAGGTGATGCAGAACCTCAACGACCGCCTGGCTTCCTACCTGGACAAGGTGCGTGCCCTGGAGGAGGCCAACGAGAAGCTCGAAAGTCACATCTTGAAGTGGCACGAGCAGAGAGATCCTGGCAGTAAGCAAAATTACACCCAGTATGAGGAAAACATCAGCCACCTGCAGGAGCAG ATCATGGACGGCAAGATGACCAATGCTCAAATCATTCTTCTCATTGACAATGCTAGGATGGCGGTGGATGACTTTGGCCTCAA GTATGAAAATGAACACTCCTTCAAGAAAGATCTGGAAATTGAAGTTGAAGGTCTCCGAAAGACCTTGGATGATCTGACCATTGTCACAACAGATCTGGAACAGGAGGTTGAAGGGATGAGGAAAGAGCTCATCCTCATGAAAAAGCGACATGAGCAG GAAATGGAGGAACATCATGTACCAAATGACTTCAAGGTCAGTGTTAAGGTGGATACAACTCCAGGAGAAGATCTGATTAAGGTTCTGGAGGATATGAGACAGGAATATGAGTTTATAATAAAGAAGAAGCATCAAGACTTGGACGCTTGGTATAAAGAACAG TCAGCCACCATGGCCCAGGAGGTGGCCAGTCCAGCAGTTGTTCAGAGCAGTCAAAGTGACATCCATGAGCTGAAGCGAACTTTCCAGGCCCTGGAGATTGACCTGCAGGCACAGCGCAACAGG AAATCTGCTTTAGAGAACATGTTATCGGAAACCCAGTCTCGGTACTCCTGCCAGCTCCAGGACATGCAACGGATCATCTCCCACTACGAGGATGAACTGATGCAGCTACGCCATGACCTGGAGCGTCAGCACAATGAATACAAGGTCCTCCTGGGCATCAAGACCCACCTAGAGAAGGAAATCACCACCTACCACCAGCTCctggagggagagagtgaggg GACAAAGGAGGAGGAATCAAAGTCAAGtgtgaaag CTCCAAAGATCAAGGCCATCACACAGGAGAGTGTCAATGGAAGAATAATTCTTTCTCAAGTGAATGAGATCCAAAAGTGTGCATAA